One Candidatus Ornithobacterium hominis genomic region harbors:
- the ybeY gene encoding rRNA maturation RNase YbeY codes for MLQFFSETRFKLQEQEIYQDWLFACADKFNREISDLNYIFCSDNYLLKINQQHLNHNYYTDIISFDYSDEHSVSGDIFISIDRVADNAFEYNEFFDVELARVMVHGLLHLVGFKDKTEEEANEMRLMENECLALLYAFN; via the coding sequence ATGTTACAATTTTTCTCAGAAACAAGATTTAAATTACAAGAACAAGAAATTTACCAAGATTGGCTTTTTGCTTGTGCCGATAAATTTAACAGGGAAATTTCTGATTTAAATTACATATTTTGTAGTGATAATTATCTGTTGAAAATTAATCAACAGCATTTAAATCATAATTACTATACAGACATTATTTCTTTTGATTATTCAGATGAGCATTCAGTTTCTGGTGATATTTTCATTAGCATTGACCGCGTAGCAGACAATGCTTTTGAGTATAATGAATTTTTTGATGTTGAATTGGCTCGTGTGATGGTACATGGGCTTTTGCATTTGGTAGGATTTAAAGACAAGACCGAAGAAGAAGCCAACGAAATGCGACTGATGGAAAATGAATGCTTGGCATTGCTTTATGCGTTTAACTAA